Proteins from a single region of Acinonyx jubatus isolate Ajub_Pintada_27869175 chromosome D3, VMU_Ajub_asm_v1.0, whole genome shotgun sequence:
- the XBP1 gene encoding LOW QUALITY PROTEIN: X-box-binding protein 1 (The sequence of the model RefSeq protein was modified relative to this genomic sequence to represent the inferred CDS: deleted 2 bases in 1 codon) codes for MVVVASAQSPAAGAPKVLLLSGKPAAAAAAAAAGAPAGRALPLMVPSQRGASPEAASGGPPQARKRQRLTHLSPEEKALRRKLKNRVAAQTARDRKKARMSELEQQVVDLEEENQKLLLENQLLREKTHGLVVENQELRQRLGMDALLTEEEAETQTKGNGARPVAGSAERSTQTTCTSAAGAGPVVTPPEHLPMDSDGVDSSDSESDILLGILFNLDPVMFFRCPSPESTSLEEQPEVYPEGPSSLPASPSPSLGTSSAKLEAINELIRFDHVYTKPLVLEIPSETESQANVVVKIEEAPFSPSEKDHPEFTVSVKEELVEDDFIPELGTSDLLSPSHCPKPSSCLLDAYSDCGYEGSPSPFSDMSSLLGVDHSWEDTFANELFPQLISV; via the exons ATGGTGGTGGTGGCATCCGCGCAGAGCCCGGCCGCCGGGGCCCCCAAAGTGCTGCTTCTGTCCGGCaagcccgccgccgccgccgctgccgccgccgccggagCCCCGGCCGGCCGGGCTCTGCCACTTATGGTGCCGAGCCAACGAGGGGCCAGCCCGGAGGCGGCGAGCGGGGGGCCACCCCAGGCGCGCAAGCGACAGCGCCTCACGCACCTGAGCCCCGAGGAGAAGGCGCTGCGGAG gaaactgaaaaacagagTGGCAGCTCAGACTGCTAGAGACCGAAAGAAAGCTCGAATGAGTGAGCTGGAGCAGCAAGTGGTAGATTTGGAGGAAGAG aaccagaaactCTTGCTAGAAAATCAGCTTTTACGAGAGAAGACGCATGGCCTTGTAGTGGAGAACCAAGAGTTAAGACAGCGGTTGGGGATGGATGCCCTGCTTACTGAAGAGGAGGCAGAGACCCAGACCAAG GGGAATGGAGCGAGGCCGGTGGCCGGGTCTGCTGAG CGCAGCACTCAGACTACGTGCACCTCTGCAGCAGGTGCAGGCCCAGTTGTCACCCCTCCAGAACATCTCCCCATGGATTCTGATGGTGTTGACTCTTCAGACTCTGAG TCTGATATCCTGTTGGGCATTCTGTTCAACTTGGATCCAGTCATGTTCTTCAGATGTCCTTCCCCAGAGTCTACCAGCCTGGAGGAACAACCAGAGGTCTACCCAGAAGGACCCAGTTCCTTACCGGCCTCCCCTTCTCCGTCACTGGGGACGTCATCAGCCAAGCTGGAAGCCATTAATGAACTGATTCGTTTTGACCACGTGTATACCAAGCCCCTCGTCTTAGAGATACCCTCTGAGACAGAGAGCCAAGCAAATGTGGTAGTGAAAATTGAGGAAGCACCTTTCAGCCCCTCAGAGAAAGATCACCCTGAATTCACTGTCTCAGTGAAGGAAGAACTTGTAGAAGATGACTTCATTCCAGAACTGGGCACCTCAGATCTACTTTCACCCAGCCACTGCCCGAAGCCATCTTCCTGTCTACTGGATGCTTATAGTGACTGTGGATATGAgggctccccttcccccttcagcGACATGTCCTCTCTGCTTGGTGTAGACCATTCTTGGGAGGACACTTTTGCCAATGAACTCTTTCCCCAGCTGATTAGTGTCTAA